One part of the Streptomyces sp. NBC_01381 genome encodes these proteins:
- a CDS encoding alpha/beta fold hydrolase: MRETRFDAQGSCVRWTEADGSGPARVYVHGLGAASSVYYAHIAARPELAGRRSLFVDLPGHGISDRPADFGYTLENHADALAAVLDDAAISGAEIVAHSMGGAVAIVLAHRRGDLVSRLVLTEANLDPNPVATAGSSGIASYGEDEFVTDGYARVLDKVGSKWAATMRLADPRALHRSATGLVRGTRPTMRRMLMDLPVERVFVQGGLSGELDGRDELAASGVRVVTVPEAGHNVMFDDPDAFVSAVAG, translated from the coding sequence ATGCGCGAGACAAGGTTCGACGCACAGGGGAGCTGTGTCCGCTGGACGGAAGCTGACGGCTCAGGCCCGGCCCGGGTGTACGTGCACGGGCTGGGCGCGGCATCGAGCGTCTACTACGCGCACATCGCCGCCAGGCCCGAACTGGCCGGACGCCGATCACTCTTCGTCGACCTGCCCGGCCACGGAATCAGCGACCGCCCGGCGGACTTCGGTTACACCCTGGAGAACCACGCGGACGCCTTGGCCGCGGTGTTGGACGATGCGGCGATCTCGGGAGCGGAGATCGTCGCGCACAGCATGGGCGGCGCCGTGGCCATCGTGCTCGCGCACCGGCGCGGGGACCTTGTGTCACGGCTCGTGCTCACCGAAGCCAATCTCGATCCGAACCCCGTCGCGACGGCGGGCAGCAGCGGAATCGCTTCCTACGGTGAGGATGAGTTCGTCACCGACGGCTACGCGCGCGTGCTGGACAAGGTCGGCTCCAAGTGGGCGGCGACCATGCGGCTCGCCGACCCGCGCGCCCTGCACCGCAGTGCGACGGGGCTCGTGAGGGGGACGCGGCCCACGATGCGCAGGATGCTCATGGATCTGCCCGTGGAGCGGGTCTTCGTGCAGGGCGGGCTGAGCGGCGAACTGGACGGCCGGGACGAGTTGGCCGCCTCCGGAGTGCGGGTGGTGACCGTTCCGGAGGCCGGGCACAACGTCATGTTCGACGATCCGGATGCCTTTGTGTCGGCCGTCGCCGGGTGA
- a CDS encoding cytochrome P450 has product MTQTAPIPHGLPMERDAGPFDPPSQITALREARPVSPLIFPDGHEGWLVTGYDAVRRLMADTRFSSRQDIGPVHVPYEVPGMPAVTEPSPQIPGVFIAMDPPDHTRLRRKLTGAFTVKRMKQLEESIVDIAERQLDELARLAPPVDLVKEFALPVPSLVICELLGVPYEDRETFQTNSAKFMERDIGLEDKMAAYTGLTTYLAELVTRKRAEPGEDILSDLARHDDLTIEELTGAAFLLLLAGHETTANMLGLGTFALLEHPEQLAELRANPELMPGAVEELMRYLSVADIFYRYATEDIELGGETIREGSTVVVSLLAANRDPLRFDDASTLDIHRQARGHTSFGHGIHQCLGQQLARIEMRAGFEGLLRRFPSLRLAIPAGEVKLRSDMNIYGVHELPVTWTETAR; this is encoded by the coding sequence ATGACGCAAACCGCTCCTATCCCGCACGGCCTCCCCATGGAGCGCGATGCGGGCCCCTTCGACCCGCCGAGCCAGATCACCGCGCTGCGCGAGGCCCGCCCCGTCAGCCCCCTGATCTTCCCCGACGGTCACGAGGGCTGGCTCGTCACCGGCTACGACGCGGTCCGCCGGCTCATGGCCGACACCCGGTTCAGCTCCCGCCAGGACATCGGCCCCGTCCACGTGCCGTACGAGGTCCCCGGCATGCCCGCCGTGACCGAACCGTCCCCGCAGATACCGGGCGTGTTCATCGCCATGGACCCGCCGGACCACACCCGGCTGCGGCGCAAGCTCACCGGCGCCTTCACCGTCAAGCGCATGAAGCAGCTCGAAGAGAGCATCGTCGACATCGCCGAGCGGCAACTGGACGAGCTGGCGCGCCTTGCCCCGCCGGTCGACCTGGTCAAGGAGTTCGCGCTGCCGGTGCCGTCCCTGGTGATCTGCGAACTGCTCGGCGTCCCCTACGAGGACAGGGAGACCTTCCAGACCAACTCCGCCAAGTTCATGGAGAGGGACATCGGGCTCGAAGACAAGATGGCCGCGTACACCGGCCTGACCACGTACCTGGCCGAACTGGTCACGCGTAAACGCGCCGAACCCGGCGAAGACATCCTGTCCGACTTGGCCCGCCACGACGACCTCACCATCGAGGAGCTGACCGGCGCCGCCTTCCTGCTGCTGCTCGCGGGGCACGAGACCACCGCCAACATGCTGGGCCTCGGCACCTTCGCACTCTTGGAGCACCCCGAGCAGCTCGCCGAACTGCGCGCCAACCCGGAGCTGATGCCGGGCGCGGTCGAGGAGCTGATGCGCTACCTGTCCGTTGCCGACATCTTCTATCGCTATGCCACGGAGGACATCGAGCTCGGCGGCGAGACAATCCGCGAGGGATCGACGGTCGTTGTCTCGCTGCTGGCCGCCAACCGCGACCCCCTGCGCTTCGACGACGCCAGCACGCTGGACATCCACCGCCAGGCCCGCGGTCACACGTCCTTCGGCCACGGCATCCACCAATGCCTCGGCCAGCAGCTGGCCCGGATCGAGATGCGCGCCGGTTTCGAGGGACTGCTGCGTCGCTTCCCGAGCCTCAGGCTCGCCATCCCCGCCGGTGAGGTGAAGCTCAGGAGCGACATGAACATCTACGGAGTGCACGAACTGCCGGTCACCTGGACGGAAACGGCCCGGTAG
- the aac(3) gene encoding aminoglycoside 3-N-acetyltransferase, with translation MDEEALLKRSDGPVTRSRLIHDLTVLGLTEGDIVMFHTRMSAVGYVAGGAQTLIGALRDVVGEPGTLMVTCGWNDALPYGFSDWPRAWQDAVRAEHPAYDPGISEADHAYGRLPEALRRWPGAVRSRHPDACFAALGASATALMADHPWDDPHGPGSPLARLVTLGGRVLLLGAPLDSLTVLHHAEALAEAPGKRFVDYEQPILVDGERVWRRFHDIDSSAGAFDYSSAVPKGQDPFDAIAQDMLGAGIGIRGRVGAAECHLFEAGEVVNFGIGWIEERLGHSA, from the coding sequence ATGGACGAAGAGGCCCTGCTCAAGCGCTCCGACGGACCGGTCACCCGTAGTCGGCTCATCCATGACCTGACCGTGCTCGGCCTCACCGAGGGCGACATCGTCATGTTCCATACGCGGATGTCCGCCGTCGGTTACGTGGCCGGCGGCGCCCAGACGCTCATCGGTGCCCTCCGCGATGTCGTCGGCGAGCCGGGCACCCTGATGGTGACCTGCGGCTGGAACGACGCGCTGCCCTACGGCTTCAGCGACTGGCCGCGCGCCTGGCAGGACGCCGTGCGGGCCGAACACCCCGCGTACGATCCCGGGATCAGCGAAGCGGATCACGCCTACGGGCGGCTGCCGGAAGCTCTCCGTAGGTGGCCAGGGGCTGTGCGAAGCCGTCATCCCGATGCCTGTTTCGCCGCGCTCGGCGCATCGGCGACCGCGCTGATGGCCGACCATCCCTGGGACGATCCGCACGGCCCGGGCAGCCCGTTGGCCCGGCTCGTCACCTTGGGCGGCCGGGTTCTCCTGCTGGGCGCCCCGCTGGACTCCCTCACGGTCCTGCACCATGCCGAGGCACTCGCCGAAGCTCCCGGAAAGCGATTCGTCGACTACGAACAGCCGATCCTTGTGGACGGCGAACGGGTCTGGCGGCGCTTCCACGACATCGACTCGTCGGCGGGCGCCTTCGACTACTCCTCCGCGGTCCCCAAGGGGCAGGACCCCTTCGATGCCATCGCCCAGGACATGCTCGGCGCCGGAATCGGCATCAGGGGGCGGGTCGGCGCGGCCGAATGCCACCTCTTCGAAGCCGGTGAGGTCGTGAACTTCGGGATCGGCTGGATCGAGGAGAGGCTGGGCCACAGCGCCTGA
- a CDS encoding class I SAM-dependent methyltransferase, with the protein MSDDHTRVRDFFAARAADWDSRFPDDGPAYRAAAGELGLRPGARVLDAGCGTGRALPALRDAVGPSGVVLGIDLTPAMLEAAVRAGRDHDGQLLLADVTRLPLRGGSLDAVFGAGLISHLPDPARNLRELSRVVRPGGLLALFHPIGRAALAARQGRQITPDDLRAEANLRPLLATSGWQMTSYVDEDARFLALAVRQA; encoded by the coding sequence ATGAGCGATGACCACACACGCGTCCGTGACTTCTTCGCCGCCCGTGCGGCCGACTGGGACAGCAGGTTCCCCGACGACGGACCCGCCTACCGGGCCGCGGCCGGCGAGCTCGGGTTGCGGCCGGGCGCCCGTGTCCTGGACGCCGGGTGCGGCACGGGACGGGCCCTGCCCGCGCTCAGGGACGCCGTGGGACCCTCAGGAGTCGTCCTCGGCATCGACCTGACCCCCGCCATGCTGGAGGCCGCCGTACGGGCGGGCAGGGACCACGACGGGCAGCTCCTGCTCGCTGACGTGACCCGGCTCCCGTTGCGCGGCGGGAGTCTTGACGCAGTGTTCGGCGCCGGTCTGATCTCCCACCTTCCGGATCCGGCGCGGAACTTGCGGGAGTTGAGCCGTGTCGTACGCCCAGGAGGGCTCCTCGCGCTCTTCCATCCCATCGGCCGTGCGGCACTCGCCGCACGGCAGGGCCGCCAGATCACCCCGGACGACCTGCGCGCCGAGGCCAACCTCCGTCCCCTGCTTGCCACTTCGGGCTGGCAGATGACGTCGTACGTCGACGAGGACGCACGGTTCCTGGCACTGGCGGTGCGACAGGCCTGA
- a CDS encoding MHYT domain-containing protein, producing the protein MGHLDHATFGWLTPVLSYAMACIGAALGLRCTVRALAATGRSRRNWLITAASAIGTGIWTMHFVAMLGFGVSGTEIHYNVPLTILSLIVAMAVVGGGVFAVGYGRDRGSALALGGLTTGLGVASMHYLGMAALRLHGEVSYDPVLVGLSVVIAVVAATAALWAALNIKSPLAVAVASLVMGGAVSSMHYTGMMAVSVRVSESGGALPGATTMQFIFPLAVGLGSYLFLTSAFVALSPTAGEREASVSAQRPVESAAR; encoded by the coding sequence ATGGGACACCTGGACCACGCCACCTTCGGTTGGCTGACACCCGTGCTGTCGTACGCGATGGCCTGTATCGGCGCCGCCCTCGGGCTGCGCTGCACCGTCCGTGCCCTCGCCGCCACGGGCAGGTCACGGCGCAACTGGCTGATCACCGCGGCCTCCGCCATCGGCACCGGCATCTGGACGATGCACTTCGTGGCGATGCTCGGCTTCGGTGTCAGCGGCACGGAGATTCACTACAACGTGCCGCTGACCATCCTGAGCCTGATCGTCGCGATGGCCGTCGTGGGAGGTGGTGTCTTCGCCGTCGGCTACGGCCGTGACCGCGGGAGTGCGCTGGCGCTCGGCGGGCTGACCACCGGGCTCGGCGTCGCCAGCATGCACTACCTGGGCATGGCCGCCCTGCGGCTGCACGGCGAGGTGAGCTACGACCCGGTGCTGGTCGGCCTCTCCGTAGTCATCGCCGTCGTCGCCGCGACCGCGGCCCTGTGGGCGGCGCTCAACATCAAGTCGCCCCTCGCGGTCGCCGTCGCGTCCCTGGTCATGGGCGGTGCGGTGAGCAGCATGCACTACACCGGAATGATGGCGGTGAGCGTGCGGGTCAGCGAGTCGGGCGGGGCGCTGCCCGGGGCCACGACGATGCAGTTCATCTTCCCCCTCGCCGTCGGCCTCGGGTCCTATCTCTTCCTGACCTCGGCGTTTGTCGCGCTGTCCCCGACCGCGGGGGAGCGCGAGGCCTCCGTGTCGGCCCAGCGGCCGGTGGAGAGCGCCGCCCGATAG
- a CDS encoding nitrate- and nitrite sensing domain-containing protein → MRTPRRTPETADGTVPPGPVAAPARGRRAHAGPPADEHPDTEAPLEPGPPTNSAARKGRWWPRPRTVRAKIVCLLMVPVVSLLALWGYATVSTAQDVARLRQLQRVDTEVRGPVDAAVAALQAERVAAVRYATEPAPDRAADLKTQAARTDRAVAKLRRGDQRTVADGADLPTGVAARLETFVSGAEGLSTLRTEVLDRGTGWDATYGQYTKTISAAFGVGGALTGIQDAELGSEARVLLEFSRAGEMLAREHVVLSSARLAGSLDGERLRQFTGAVETRRTLTESAVADLRGPERAAWHDLVEGSAYADVRAVEDKVLVATPGRAAADAAPVGKWDTAHATVRDEVRAIEAGAGRSAADRADPFTRGVLTAAGAAVLLGLAAVAASLVISVRIGRGLVVELVSLRNGALEIARRKLPQAMRRLRAGEEIDVRAEAPPGPPAEDETGQVYEALGTVHRAALRAAIERAELASGISGVFVNLARRSQVLVHRQLSLLDSMERRADDPNELSDLFRLDHLTTRMRRHAESLIILSGAAPGRAWRMPVSLTNVVRAAVSEVEDYARVEVRQLPGASVIGTAVADLTHLLAEIVENAAQFSPPHTKVRVTGEPVGNGYALEIEDRGLGMGGETLAEANRRIEQSEALDLFDSDQLGLFVVSRLASRHGIKVHLRTSPYGGTTAVVLLPTALLQSSTAESPQTHTMERERDQQEHARVPGAAAPMNGNSVPAGAARPALAPSAEAPATTPTPPGVTALRLHKPPEPDTAGDQEVSDDLPRRVRQASLAPQLREQRPEEAPLVAGIHEDAERSPEEVRDRMTAYREGWARGGGRRPGIVGAVRDTSGSEAADSTEGDHA, encoded by the coding sequence ATGCGTACACCCCGTAGGACCCCCGAAACCGCCGACGGCACCGTGCCGCCGGGACCCGTGGCAGCACCGGCGCGCGGCCGCCGCGCGCACGCGGGACCTCCCGCCGACGAACACCCGGACACGGAAGCCCCCTTGGAGCCCGGACCGCCCACCAACTCCGCTGCCCGCAAGGGACGCTGGTGGCCGCGCCCCCGCACCGTACGAGCCAAGATCGTGTGCCTCCTGATGGTGCCCGTCGTGTCGCTGCTCGCCCTGTGGGGGTACGCGACGGTCAGCACGGCCCAGGACGTGGCGCGCCTGCGGCAGTTGCAGCGCGTCGACACGGAGGTGCGCGGCCCGGTCGACGCGGCCGTCGCCGCACTGCAGGCCGAGCGGGTGGCCGCCGTGCGCTACGCCACGGAACCCGCGCCCGACCGTGCCGCCGACCTCAAGACGCAGGCCGCACGGACCGACCGCGCGGTGGCGAAACTGCGCCGTGGCGATCAACGGACGGTCGCCGATGGCGCCGACCTGCCCACTGGTGTGGCCGCCCGGCTCGAAACGTTCGTCTCCGGAGCGGAAGGGCTGAGCACGCTGCGCACCGAAGTGCTCGACCGGGGCACCGGCTGGGACGCGACGTACGGGCAGTACACGAAGACCATTTCGGCCGCCTTTGGAGTCGGCGGCGCGCTCACCGGCATTCAGGACGCCGAACTCGGCTCCGAAGCACGCGTGCTGCTCGAATTCTCCAGGGCGGGCGAGATGTTGGCACGCGAACACGTGGTGCTGTCCAGCGCCCGGCTCGCCGGCTCGCTCGACGGCGAGCGGCTGCGCCAGTTCACCGGGGCCGTCGAGACCCGGCGGACCCTGACAGAATCGGCCGTTGCGGATCTGCGCGGACCCGAACGGGCGGCGTGGCACGACCTCGTGGAGGGGAGCGCGTACGCTGATGTGCGCGCCGTCGAGGACAAGGTGCTCGTTGCAACGCCGGGCCGTGCGGCGGCCGACGCGGCTCCGGTCGGCAAGTGGGACACCGCCCACGCCACGGTGCGGGACGAGGTCCGCGCGATCGAGGCGGGCGCGGGCCGCAGCGCCGCCGACCGCGCCGACCCGTTCACCCGTGGTGTGCTCACCGCGGCGGGCGCCGCCGTGCTCCTGGGGCTCGCGGCCGTCGCCGCCTCGCTGGTCATCTCCGTACGCATCGGACGCGGCCTGGTGGTCGAGCTGGTGAGCCTGCGCAACGGCGCGCTGGAGATCGCCCGCCGTAAACTCCCGCAGGCCATGCGGAGGCTGCGGGCCGGCGAGGAGATCGACGTCCGTGCCGAAGCACCGCCTGGGCCGCCGGCGGAGGACGAGACGGGACAGGTCTACGAAGCGCTCGGTACGGTGCACCGGGCCGCCCTGCGGGCCGCCATCGAGCGTGCGGAACTGGCCAGCGGCATCTCCGGGGTTTTCGTCAACCTCGCCCGCAGGAGCCAGGTCCTCGTCCACCGTCAGCTCAGCCTCCTCGACAGCATGGAGCGCAGGGCGGACGACCCGAACGAGCTCAGCGACCTCTTCCGGCTCGACCACCTCACCACTCGGATGAGGCGGCACGCGGAGAGCCTGATCATCCTCTCCGGAGCCGCACCGGGACGCGCCTGGCGCATGCCCGTCTCCCTGACGAACGTCGTGCGGGCCGCCGTCTCCGAAGTCGAGGACTACGCGCGCGTGGAGGTACGACAACTCCCCGGCGCCTCGGTCATCGGTACGGCCGTCGCCGACCTCACCCACCTGCTGGCCGAAATCGTCGAGAACGCCGCCCAGTTCTCACCACCGCACACCAAGGTGCGGGTCACCGGTGAACCGGTCGGCAACGGCTACGCATTGGAGATCGAGGACCGTGGCCTGGGCATGGGCGGGGAGACCCTCGCCGAGGCCAATCGCCGCATCGAGCAGTCCGAAGCGCTCGACCTGTTCGACAGCGACCAGCTCGGGCTCTTCGTGGTCAGCAGGCTTGCCTCCCGGCACGGGATCAAGGTGCATCTCCGTACGTCCCCCTACGGCGGCACCACCGCCGTCGTCCTGCTGCCCACCGCCCTGCTCCAGAGCAGCACAGCAGAGAGCCCCCAGACCCACACCATGGAACGCGAACGTGACCAGCAAGAGCACGCGCGCGTGCCGGGTGCGGCGGCGCCGATGAACGGCAACTCCGTTCCCGCCGGCGCCGCACGCCCCGCACTCGCCCCATCGGCCGAAGCCCCGGCGACGACTCCCACACCCCCTGGCGTCACCGCACTGCGGCTGCACAAGCCACCAGAACCGGACACCGCCGGCGATCAGGAAGTCTCGGACGACCTCCCGCGCCGCGTACGCCAGGCAAGCCTCGCCCCCCAACTGCGCGAACAACGCCCCGAAGAAGCGCCCTTGGTCGCGGGCATCCATGAGGACGCCGAACGCAGTCCCGAAGAGGTGCGGGACCGCATGACCGCCTACCGCGAGGGATGGGCCCGCGGCGGTGGCCGCCGCCCGGGCATCGTCGGCGCGGTCCGCGACACCTCAGGGTCCGAAGCGGCCGACAGCACCGAAGGAGACCACGCATGA
- a CDS encoding roadblock/LC7 domain-containing protein has translation MIQDQSISAGRSGELDWLLDDLVLRVGEVRHAVVLSNDGLAVGASTALTREDAEHLAAVASGFHSLAKGAGRHFGAGGVRQTMVEMDDGFLFVAAAGDGSCLAVLSSVTADIGLVAYEMARLVKRVGEHLYTPPRFAAQPPAVG, from the coding sequence ATGATCCAGGACCAGAGCATCAGCGCCGGGCGGTCCGGCGAACTCGACTGGCTGCTGGACGACTTGGTCCTGCGCGTCGGCGAGGTACGGCATGCCGTGGTGCTGTCCAACGACGGGCTCGCCGTCGGCGCGTCCACCGCCCTGACCCGCGAGGACGCCGAGCACCTCGCCGCGGTCGCCTCGGGATTCCACAGCCTGGCCAAGGGAGCGGGCCGGCACTTCGGAGCCGGGGGAGTGCGCCAGACCATGGTCGAGATGGACGACGGCTTCCTGTTCGTCGCAGCCGCGGGCGACGGCTCCTGCCTCGCCGTACTCAGCTCCGTCACCGCCGACATCGGCCTGGTCGCCTACGAGATGGCACGCCTGGTCAAGCGGGTGGGCGAGCACCTCTACACGCCGCCGCGGTTCGCCGCGCAGCCACCGGCCGTCGGATGA
- a CDS encoding DUF742 domain-containing protein, producing MTEDGGATPRDAGSQWYDNEAGPLVRPYAMTGGRTKPGPTGVRFDLIALVTLDDNAPGPGDDTSLGPEHRALIELCRTETQSVAELAAGADLPVGVVRVLLGDLLEMGCVKVSRPVPPAQLPDEKILREVIDGLRAL from the coding sequence ATGACCGAGGACGGCGGAGCCACCCCGCGCGACGCGGGCAGCCAGTGGTACGACAACGAGGCCGGACCCCTGGTCCGCCCCTACGCGATGACCGGCGGGCGGACCAAACCGGGTCCCACGGGAGTGCGCTTCGACCTGATCGCGCTCGTCACGCTGGACGACAACGCGCCGGGCCCCGGAGACGACACCTCGCTCGGGCCCGAACACCGGGCGCTCATCGAACTGTGCCGCACCGAGACCCAGTCGGTCGCCGAACTGGCGGCCGGCGCCGACCTTCCCGTGGGCGTGGTCCGGGTACTGCTCGGCGACCTGCTGGAGATGGGCTGCGTGAAGGTGAGCCGACCCGTGCCGCCCGCACAGCTACCTGACGAAAAGATTCTGCGAGAGGTGATCGATGGGCTCCGAGCGCTCTGA
- a CDS encoding ATP/GTP-binding protein: protein MGSERSDATGGDTTAMALKILVAGGFGVGKTTLVGAVSEIRPLRTEELLSEAGQSVDDTGGVDRKTTTTVAMDFGRITIRSGLSLYLFGTPGQDRFWFLWDELSQGALGAVVLADTRRLEDCFPAVDYFEHRHIPFVVAVNCFANARTYGAHEVSRALDLNRGTPVVLCDARDRDSGKEVLIRLVEYAGRMHTARLLDTVG from the coding sequence ATGGGCTCCGAGCGCTCTGACGCCACGGGCGGGGACACGACCGCCATGGCGCTGAAGATTCTGGTCGCCGGCGGCTTCGGGGTGGGCAAGACCACCCTGGTCGGCGCGGTCAGCGAGATCCGCCCGCTGCGCACCGAGGAACTGCTCAGCGAGGCGGGCCAGTCGGTGGACGACACCGGCGGCGTCGACCGCAAGACCACGACGACCGTCGCCATGGACTTCGGCCGCATCACCATCAGGTCGGGCCTGTCGCTCTACCTCTTCGGTACACCCGGCCAGGACCGCTTCTGGTTCCTGTGGGACGAGTTGTCACAGGGCGCGCTCGGTGCCGTCGTCCTCGCGGACACCCGACGGCTCGAGGACTGCTTCCCCGCCGTCGACTACTTTGAGCATCGGCACATCCCGTTCGTGGTCGCCGTCAACTGCTTCGCGAACGCGCGTACGTACGGTGCGCATGAAGTGTCCCGGGCCCTGGACCTCAACCGCGGAACCCCTGTGGTCCTGTGCGACGCACGGGACCGCGACTCCGGAAAGGAGGTGCTGATACGTCTCGTCGAGTACGCCGGGCGGATGCACACCGCCCGGCTGCTCGACACGGTGGGCTGA
- a CDS encoding PPOX class F420-dependent oxidoreductase: protein MAQKMTDDQWRAFVSHGTRTGKLSTVRADGSPHIAPIWFLLDGDHLVFNTGADTVKGRNLARDGRMALCVDDDRPPFAFVVLQARAELSRDLDEVRHWAARIGARYMGEDRAEEFGARNGVPGELLVRAKVDKVVALGDVSD, encoded by the coding sequence ATGGCACAGAAGATGACCGACGACCAGTGGCGGGCTTTCGTCTCGCACGGCACCCGCACCGGCAAGCTGTCGACCGTCCGGGCGGACGGCAGCCCGCACATCGCACCGATCTGGTTCCTGTTGGACGGGGACCATCTGGTGTTCAACACCGGGGCTGACACGGTCAAGGGACGGAATCTGGCGCGGGACGGGCGCATGGCCCTCTGCGTGGACGACGACCGGCCGCCGTTCGCGTTCGTGGTGCTGCAGGCGCGCGCCGAACTGAGCCGTGATCTCGACGAGGTGCGGCACTGGGCGGCGCGGATCGGCGCCCGCTACATGGGCGAGGACCGCGCCGAGGAGTTCGGCGCGCGCAACGGCGTGCCCGGTGAACTCCTCGTCCGCGCGAAGGTCGACAAGGTGGTCGCGCTCGGCGACGTCTCCGACTGA
- a CDS encoding roadblock/LC7 domain-containing protein, with the protein MGQQNTGLGWLLDDLTKRMEPVRHALVLSNDGLVTGASSDLAREDAEHLAAVSSGLHSLAKGSGRHFHAGSVRQTMIEFDDAVLFVTAAGDGSCLCVLSSAEADIGQVAYEMTLLVNRVGEHLGVGARQPERTPVVDL; encoded by the coding sequence ATGGGGCAGCAGAACACCGGGCTCGGCTGGTTGCTCGACGATCTGACCAAGAGAATGGAACCCGTACGGCATGCGCTGGTGCTGTCCAACGACGGCCTGGTGACGGGCGCGAGTTCGGATCTGGCGAGGGAGGACGCGGAGCACCTGGCCGCCGTCTCGTCGGGTCTGCACAGCCTGGCCAAGGGATCGGGGCGGCACTTCCACGCCGGCAGCGTGCGCCAGACGATGATCGAGTTCGATGACGCGGTGCTCTTCGTCACCGCGGCGGGCGACGGCAGTTGCCTGTGCGTTCTCAGCTCCGCCGAGGCCGACATCGGTCAGGTCGCGTACGAGATGACCCTGCTCGTCAACCGGGTCGGCGAACATCTCGGCGTGGGCGCCCGGCAGCCGGAGCGAACACCAGTCGTGGACCTCTGA
- a CDS encoding DUF6397 family protein, producing the protein MTGDTITQSVGAAATAAAAPTSVATSRAARELGLKRGEFELAVMLGRIRTSSDTVGGPRRVTVEEIERVRATEGFPEAWMERIRTVGTTEGASLMGITTTRFTRLSRAGFVTPVKFYVNRYRAVVWLYLAEDLRQFAESEVNAALLTGRAPAAIRAQLEAGVDVRARNWRGRHAGSLLRQSDDPWERAAAVASLLDPVQIAELIKDPYERAYLNRLMPDPFTRGPADSPAARIIQKITTADDPDEIRWLRANLTIGLSQARRERPAPRPAPRPAPRPAPGPTPDPQTEHVAPPAEQPDDASAERGPEPRGLLKWLRRRGG; encoded by the coding sequence ATGACAGGTGACACGATCACGCAATCCGTCGGCGCGGCCGCCACGGCGGCCGCCGCACCGACATCGGTCGCGACGAGCCGCGCCGCGCGGGAACTGGGACTGAAACGCGGGGAGTTCGAGCTCGCCGTGATGCTGGGCCGCATCCGCACCAGCAGCGACACGGTGGGCGGGCCGCGCCGCGTCACGGTCGAGGAGATCGAGCGCGTCCGTGCCACGGAGGGCTTTCCCGAGGCGTGGATGGAGCGCATCAGAACCGTGGGGACCACGGAGGGCGCGTCGCTCATGGGCATCACCACGACCCGCTTCACCCGCCTCAGCCGCGCCGGTTTCGTGACCCCGGTGAAGTTCTATGTGAACCGCTATCGAGCGGTCGTCTGGCTCTATCTCGCCGAAGATTTGCGCCAGTTCGCCGAGTCCGAAGTCAACGCCGCCCTGCTCACGGGGCGGGCGCCCGCCGCGATCCGTGCTCAACTGGAAGCGGGAGTGGACGTACGGGCGCGCAACTGGCGGGGCCGTCACGCGGGATCGCTGCTGCGCCAGTCCGACGATCCCTGGGAGCGCGCAGCGGCGGTGGCCTCACTGCTGGATCCGGTGCAGATCGCCGAGCTCATCAAGGATCCGTACGAACGGGCCTATCTGAACAGGCTCATGCCCGACCCCTTTACCCGCGGCCCGGCCGACTCGCCTGCGGCACGGATCATCCAGAAGATCACTACCGCCGACGATCCCGACGAGATCCGCTGGCTGCGGGCGAACCTGACTATCGGCCTCTCCCAGGCCCGCAGGGAGCGCCCTGCACCACGCCCCGCCCCGCGCCCCGCGCCCCGCCCCGCACCGGGTCCCACGCCGGACCCTCAGACGGAGCACGTGGCGCCGCCAGCCGAGCAGCCCGACGACGCATCCGCGGAACGGGGGCCAGAGCCACGCGGCCTGCTGAAATGGCTGCGGCGCAGAGGCGGCTGA
- a CDS encoding tetratricopeptide repeat protein, which yields MSGNREKLLAEAVRLREDGRREEARQQLLALCEQFPQDPEVAYQTAWVHDTLGLEAEAVAHYVRAVEQQGLSADDRRGALLGLGSTYRILGRYPEAVTTLSDAAAEFPDDGALKTFLAMALYNTGRNHEAMEILLTLLATTSKDPDISNYRPAIEHYAMDLDATM from the coding sequence GTGAGCGGGAATCGGGAGAAGCTGCTTGCCGAGGCCGTGCGGCTGCGCGAGGACGGCCGCCGCGAGGAGGCTCGGCAGCAACTGCTCGCCCTGTGCGAGCAGTTCCCGCAGGACCCGGAGGTCGCCTACCAGACCGCCTGGGTGCACGACACGCTCGGTCTGGAAGCCGAGGCGGTTGCGCACTATGTCCGCGCGGTCGAGCAGCAGGGCCTGTCAGCCGATGACCGGCGGGGAGCCCTGCTCGGCCTGGGCAGCACGTACCGCATCCTCGGCCGGTATCCCGAAGCCGTCACGACCCTGAGCGACGCGGCGGCGGAATTCCCCGACGACGGCGCACTCAAGACGTTTCTGGCCATGGCGCTCTACAACACCGGCCGGAACCACGAGGCCATGGAAATCCTGCTGACCCTGCTCGCCACCACGAGCAAGGACCCGGACATCTCCAACTACCGGCCCGCGATCGAGCACTACGCCATGGACCTCGACGCGACGATGTAG